In Spirosoma pollinicola, the genomic window AGCCAAACTGGAATTTGCCGACCTTGAGTTTGCCCGTCAGCAGGAATTAAGCCGGGATAATGTCAATGCGCTGAAGATATTCCAGCAGGTTCGGTCTAACCGGCAAAGCCTGCAGGCGCAACTGGCTGGCATGGCCCAGCGACTAACCATTTTGCACATCAACCCCGCCACATTGACTCCCGAACGCCTGACACGTACCATTACAGTGCCCTCGCCCGTGTCGGGATACATTACCGATGTGCCTACAAACAATGGTCGCTTTGTGAATCCGTCTGATGTGGTGGCGCAGATTACCAACGTTGATCACCTTCACGTTCGATTGAGCATATTTGAAAAAGACATAACCCGTATTCATACTGGTCAGGTAGTTCGCTTTGGCATGGGGGGCGACGTAACGCTGGAACATCAGGGCACGATTTTTCTGATCGGCAAATCCATTGCTGCCGATCGCACCATTTCGGTGCTGGCTCACCCGGAGGGCGATGCCACTCATTACATTCCGGGGGGCTATATAACCGGTCAGGTCGACATAAAAACGCAGCCATTGCCCGCTTTGCCCGAATCGGCCATTATTGGATATGGCGGTAAGTCATATGTGTACGTGCTTGAACGCAGGGATACAAAAACAGGCGAGTATCATTTTCGACAGGTGGAGGTGAAAACAGGTGTTCGTGAGAACGGTTATATCGCTGTCACGTTACCCAGTGATATTGACCCGCAAAAAACGCCAATCGTCATTAACGGCGGTTACGGGTTGCTGTCA contains:
- a CDS encoding efflux RND transporter periplasmic adaptor subunit translates to MNSPIVIRYSVRVAVLFVSVVVSLSACKSGNSPEDGGQTTAEAKSPTTTKDSSQKETPNGPVVVSLSKAQYDMAAIQLGQPSLKPLSATLKVNGVLDVPAQNLVSVSVPVGGYVRQIQLEPGMRVRKGQTLVVLENPEYIQLQQDYLDTKAKLEFADLEFARQQELSRDNVNALKIFQQVRSNRQSLQAQLAGMAQRLTILHINPATLTPERLTRTITVPSPVSGYITDVPTNNGRFVNPSDVVAQITNVDHLHVRLSIFEKDITRIHTGQVVRFGMGGDVTLEHQGTIFLIGKSIAADRTISVLAHPEGDATHYIPGGYITGQVDIKTQPLPALPESAIIGYGGKSYVYVLERRDTKTGEYHFRQVEVKTGVRENGYIAVTLPSDIDPQKTPIVINGGYGLLSKLNNSEEEE